The Arthrobacter russicus genome has a segment encoding these proteins:
- a CDS encoding vWA domain-containing protein yields MSFAPWFPWWVILLAGSGLLVCCLWLAFRERGRRISWLRRGAMVLLLALAFLRPGVGGADASSAATQLDVFFVVDTTSSVVAQDFGDGQPRLTGVKADITSIAAKLPGASFSLIGFAQDARVLVPLTSDANALTNSVDGLSPEITVYSRGSSVTVAAKSLAARLEAAKRAHPDRARVVYYLGDGEQTAATAPAPFDLPEGLVSGGAVLGYGTSAGGRMLVNSGFGNGLGPGYIQDYSTGSDAVSKIDENMLRSIAQQLRVGYVHRAAGDGIDAAMTGVQAGVLRIDGQSQVRAQFELTWIFGLGLTALAGWELFGAGRELRRLAPPAAGIARPSKGAP; encoded by the coding sequence ATGAGTTTCGCGCCGTGGTTCCCATGGTGGGTGATCCTGCTGGCCGGTTCCGGATTGCTGGTTTGCTGTCTTTGGCTGGCATTCCGCGAGCGCGGCCGTCGGATCAGTTGGCTGCGCCGGGGCGCGATGGTGCTGTTGCTGGCTTTGGCGTTCCTGCGTCCGGGCGTGGGCGGAGCCGATGCGAGTTCTGCGGCAACGCAGCTGGACGTGTTCTTCGTGGTGGACACCACGAGCTCGGTCGTCGCCCAGGACTTCGGCGATGGTCAGCCTCGGCTGACCGGGGTGAAAGCGGACATCACGTCGATCGCTGCAAAACTGCCCGGAGCGTCGTTTTCGCTGATCGGGTTCGCCCAAGATGCCCGGGTCCTGGTTCCGTTGACCAGCGATGCGAACGCATTGACCAACTCGGTGGACGGGCTGAGCCCGGAGATCACGGTCTATTCGCGGGGCTCGTCGGTGACCGTGGCGGCCAAGAGCTTGGCTGCCCGGCTGGAAGCGGCGAAGCGCGCGCACCCGGACCGGGCGCGGGTGGTCTACTACCTGGGCGACGGCGAACAGACCGCGGCCACGGCGCCGGCTCCGTTCGACCTCCCGGAAGGGCTGGTCTCCGGGGGAGCAGTGTTGGGCTATGGCACCTCCGCCGGCGGCCGGATGCTGGTGAATTCCGGGTTCGGAAACGGCCTTGGCCCGGGCTACATCCAGGATTACTCGACCGGCTCCGATGCAGTGTCGAAAATCGATGAAAACATGTTGCGGTCCATTGCCCAGCAGCTGCGGGTCGGCTATGTGCACCGGGCTGCGGGCGATGGAATCGATGCGGCGATGACCGGGGTCCAGGCAGGCGTCCTGAGGATCGACGGGCAGAGCCAGGTGCGCGCACAATTCGAGTTGACCTGGATTTTCGGCCTCGGCCTGACGGCTTTGGCCGGTTGGGAGCTCTTCGGCGCCGGCCGCGAGCTCCGGCGATTGGCTCCGCCGGCGGCCGGTATTGCCCGCCCGAGCAAAGGAGCGCCATGA
- a CDS encoding AAA family ATPase, whose protein sequence is MNQMTAARVAPEDLQSAQALLAGISRSFEGKVVGQARLRETLLIGLMTGGHILLESVPGLAKTTAAQTLADTVSAQFHRIQCTPDLLPSDIVGTQVYDASKGVFNTQLGPVHANLVLLDEINRSSAKTQSAMLEAMQERQTSIGGVVYPLPDPFLVLATQNPIEQEGTYQLPEAQMDRFMLKDVLDYPTPAEEAEVIRRIDAGVFAPEAKPTAVAGLDDVRRLQALTRRVYIDPAIVRYIVGLVYVTRHAGHYLDPKLAGFLEFGASPRASIAFSQASRAVALLNGRDHVLPEDVKGLAHRVLRHRVLLGFAAVAEQVQVESVIDAVLASVQTP, encoded by the coding sequence ATGAACCAGATGACCGCAGCGCGGGTTGCCCCGGAGGATTTGCAAAGCGCGCAAGCCCTTTTGGCCGGGATATCCCGGAGTTTCGAAGGCAAAGTGGTGGGTCAGGCCCGGCTGCGGGAGACCCTATTGATCGGATTGATGACCGGCGGCCACATCCTGCTCGAAAGCGTGCCGGGCCTGGCCAAAACCACCGCGGCGCAGACCTTGGCCGATACCGTGAGCGCTCAGTTCCACCGGATCCAGTGCACCCCGGACCTGCTGCCCAGCGACATCGTGGGCACCCAGGTCTACGATGCCTCGAAGGGCGTCTTCAATACCCAGTTGGGTCCGGTGCACGCCAACTTGGTCTTGCTCGACGAGATCAACCGGTCGAGCGCGAAGACGCAGAGCGCGATGTTGGAGGCCATGCAGGAGCGCCAGACCAGCATCGGCGGTGTGGTGTATCCGCTGCCGGACCCGTTCCTGGTGTTGGCCACGCAGAACCCGATCGAGCAGGAAGGAACCTATCAGCTTCCCGAAGCCCAAATGGACCGGTTCATGCTCAAGGACGTGCTGGACTATCCGACGCCAGCCGAAGAAGCGGAGGTGATCCGCCGGATCGATGCCGGAGTTTTCGCGCCGGAAGCAAAGCCCACCGCTGTCGCGGGCTTGGACGACGTGCGCAGGCTGCAGGCATTGACCCGCCGGGTCTACATCGATCCGGCGATCGTCCGCTACATCGTCGGGCTGGTCTATGTGACCCGGCACGCGGGGCATTACCTGGACCCGAAGTTGGCCGGATTCCTGGAGTTCGGCGCCAGCCCCAGAGCATCGATCGCGTTTTCCCAGGCATCGCGAGCGGTGGCCCTGCTCAACGGCAGGGACCACGTATTGCCGGAGGACGTCAAGGGTCTGGCGCATCGGGTGCTGCGGCATCGGGTGCTGCTCGGCTTCGCTGCGGTCGCCGAGCAGGTCCAGGTGGAATCGGTGATCGACGCAGTCCTCGCTTCCGTGCAAACCCCCTGA
- a CDS encoding DUF1304 domain-containing protein, protein MTPMSLPWITVIFAIVAALIHGYFWLLESVRWRRPSAWQRFGVKDQAEADMLAPMAFNQGYYNLALAAGNLLGAVLLCTGAAGTVLFGAGLVAMSCFTMVVAAVVLLVSKPGFIVPALIQGVAPLIAIFGFLGLRAI, encoded by the coding sequence ATGACGCCGATGAGTTTGCCCTGGATCACCGTGATTTTCGCGATCGTCGCCGCTTTGATCCATGGATATTTCTGGTTGTTGGAGTCGGTCCGCTGGCGGCGGCCATCGGCATGGCAGCGCTTCGGCGTGAAAGACCAGGCCGAAGCCGACATGCTCGCGCCGATGGCCTTCAACCAGGGCTATTACAACCTGGCGCTGGCGGCCGGAAATCTGCTGGGCGCGGTGCTGCTGTGCACCGGAGCTGCCGGAACGGTGTTGTTCGGTGCCGGTCTAGTCGCGATGTCGTGCTTCACCATGGTGGTTGCAGCGGTTGTGCTCTTGGTCAGCAAACCCGGGTTCATCGTGCCGGCGCTCATTCAGGGCGTGGCGCCACTCATTGCAATATTCGGATTTCTGGGCCTTCGTGCCATCTGA
- a CDS encoding DUF58 domain-containing protein, which produces MATLLQKVKSKMFIFAHRKAHSMLDGEYAAVFRGRSLDFDDLRGYVPGDEVRDIDWKATARHGSPLIRRYVAVRKQTVLLLADTGRNMAAVAKGGESKKELTVLLLGVLGYLALKHGDQVALVHGDASGTVMSAAKGGEAHLESLLQTVDRETSLASADSELTGQLDFIAQHVKTRTLLIVVADELAASPELAGLLRRLRAQHEILWLTLEDADLRDPAWGAEPLGVQQMQPVMSFLASEPGLAAEYGAAVQARRQRLADLLGREGISAEWLGHSADAVPTVFRLLERHRRAGK; this is translated from the coding sequence ATGGCGACGCTTCTGCAGAAGGTGAAGTCGAAGATGTTCATCTTCGCGCACCGAAAAGCCCACAGCATGCTCGACGGCGAATACGCAGCGGTTTTCCGCGGCCGGAGTTTGGACTTCGACGACCTGCGGGGCTATGTGCCCGGTGATGAAGTCCGGGACATCGATTGGAAGGCGACCGCCAGGCATGGTTCGCCCCTGATCCGCAGGTATGTTGCGGTCCGCAAGCAGACCGTGCTGCTGCTCGCGGACACCGGTCGGAATATGGCTGCGGTCGCCAAAGGCGGGGAGAGCAAAAAAGAACTGACCGTGCTGCTGCTCGGCGTCCTCGGCTACTTGGCCTTGAAGCACGGGGACCAAGTGGCCTTGGTGCACGGTGATGCGAGCGGTACCGTGATGAGTGCCGCCAAAGGCGGCGAAGCCCACTTGGAGTCGTTGCTGCAGACCGTGGACCGGGAAACCTCCCTGGCCTCGGCGGATTCGGAGCTGACCGGGCAACTCGATTTCATCGCGCAGCACGTCAAGACCCGGACGCTGCTGATCGTGGTCGCCGACGAACTCGCGGCAAGTCCGGAGCTGGCTGGTTTGCTGCGCCGGTTGCGTGCCCAGCACGAAATCCTGTGGCTGACTCTGGAAGATGCGGACCTTCGCGATCCGGCATGGGGCGCGGAGCCGCTTGGGGTGCAGCAGATGCAGCCCGTGATGTCCTTTCTGGCTAGCGAGCCCGGCTTGGCCGCCGAATACGGTGCCGCGGTGCAGGCCCGGCGGCAGCGCCTGGCCGATCTGCTGGGCCGCGAAGGGATCTCCGCGGAATGGTTGGGCCACAGCGCGGACGCGGTGCCAACGGTTTTCCGCCTGTTGGAGAGGCACCGACGTGCCGGGAAGTAG
- a CDS encoding methylenetetrahydrofolate reductase, translating to MSPPSIISNPLETLSGPAPAPQNAPIALSYELFPPRSPAADEHLWTTIRELESTSPDYVSVTYGASGSNRDTAVDLLHRLLQETSLRPLAHLTCIGNTADELAAIITDLLEHGVRGILALRGDRPTDGSAEPRAGALNYAQDLIELIRRVEQRRSAMLAAGKVAIGVAAYPARHPESPSVQHDVEVLLAKQRSGADFAITQVFFHAEQYADLVLRARRAGVSIPLIPGVMPFTSLRRLERLGQLTGVEPAPELLAALASADDDGERRRIGVRATVELAKAALDAGAPGIHLYTFNQHQAALEVLDRLNLLRPAPPAGKLRHFSRAH from the coding sequence ATGTCCCCACCGAGTATTATTTCCAACCCCCTCGAGACGCTCTCCGGCCCGGCTCCTGCTCCGCAGAACGCGCCGATCGCGCTCTCCTATGAACTGTTCCCGCCGCGCAGTCCGGCTGCCGACGAGCACCTGTGGACTACGATCCGGGAACTCGAAAGCACCAGCCCGGACTATGTCTCGGTCACCTATGGTGCCTCCGGATCCAATCGCGACACCGCGGTGGACCTGTTGCACCGGTTGTTGCAGGAGACCAGTCTGCGTCCCTTGGCACATCTGACCTGCATCGGCAACACCGCAGACGAGTTGGCCGCGATCATCACCGATCTGTTGGAGCACGGTGTCCGGGGAATCCTGGCGCTGCGCGGCGACCGGCCGACTGATGGCAGTGCGGAACCCCGAGCCGGCGCGTTGAACTACGCCCAAGACCTGATCGAACTGATCCGCAGGGTGGAGCAGCGCCGCTCGGCGATGCTCGCCGCCGGGAAAGTCGCGATCGGAGTCGCCGCCTATCCGGCCCGGCACCCGGAATCGCCCAGCGTGCAGCACGATGTCGAGGTTTTGCTCGCCAAACAGCGTTCGGGCGCCGATTTCGCGATCACCCAGGTGTTCTTCCACGCCGAACAATACGCCGACCTGGTGTTGCGGGCCCGGCGCGCCGGGGTCAGTATTCCGCTGATCCCCGGAGTGATGCCGTTCACCAGCCTGCGCAGGCTGGAACGCCTGGGCCAGCTGACCGGCGTCGAACCGGCTCCGGAGCTGCTCGCCGCGCTGGCTTCGGCCGACGACGACGGCGAACGGCGGCGGATCGGGGTCCGCGCCACGGTGGAACTGGCCAAGGCCGCGTTGGATGCTGGAGCCCCGGGGATCCACCTCTACACCTTCAATCAGCACCAGGCCGCTCTGGAGGTGCTGGATCGGCTCAATCTGCTGCGTCCAGCACCGCCGGCCGGCAAACTCCGGCATTTCAGCCGGGCGCATTGA
- a CDS encoding vWA domain-containing protein, with amino-acid sequence MALVFWWLLPIGAALLLGVLYWAWRGPKRERRRTPVAHADRLTGLPGYRAALARRRLWTGVLAGSALLLCLGALIAASRPAVPQNNSPQSNNRDIMLCLDVSGSMVDADAELVQVFNDLAQNFRGERLGMVIFDSSAVQVFPLTDDYEFVREQLTAAHTAMSDQSKDTGFFDGTYGGKGSSLIGDGLATCVNGFPQTPDALRSRTVVFATDNVLLGRPLFSLDQAAALAVGKSVRVYGINPNGPEATGTKASAARQLQAAVEKTAGAYYPLGDPAAAKDIVAQVQATEARRIEAAPRINLRDQPEPWLAVAGLGLGGLIFGAWRLRR; translated from the coding sequence ATGGCCTTAGTCTTCTGGTGGTTGCTGCCGATCGGTGCGGCCTTGCTCTTGGGCGTGCTCTATTGGGCTTGGCGCGGACCGAAGCGCGAACGCCGCCGCACACCGGTGGCACACGCCGATCGGCTGACCGGGTTGCCGGGGTACCGTGCGGCCTTGGCCCGCCGACGGCTCTGGACCGGGGTATTGGCGGGCTCGGCCCTGCTGCTTTGCCTCGGTGCGCTGATCGCGGCATCGCGGCCGGCCGTGCCGCAGAACAACAGCCCGCAGTCGAACAACCGGGACATCATGCTCTGCCTGGATGTTTCGGGCTCCATGGTGGATGCGGATGCCGAACTCGTCCAGGTCTTCAATGACTTGGCGCAGAACTTCCGCGGCGAACGGTTGGGCATGGTCATCTTCGATTCCTCGGCCGTGCAGGTTTTCCCGCTCACCGACGACTATGAATTCGTGCGCGAACAGCTCACTGCAGCGCACACTGCAATGTCGGATCAGAGCAAAGACACCGGATTCTTCGATGGCACCTACGGCGGCAAAGGATCGTCGCTGATCGGCGATGGTTTGGCGACCTGCGTGAACGGATTCCCGCAGACCCCGGATGCGCTCCGTTCCCGGACCGTGGTCTTCGCCACCGACAATGTGCTGCTCGGACGGCCGCTGTTCAGCCTGGACCAGGCTGCTGCCCTGGCCGTCGGGAAGTCGGTGCGGGTGTACGGCATCAATCCGAACGGCCCGGAAGCCACCGGCACGAAGGCCAGCGCCGCCAGGCAACTGCAAGCCGCCGTGGAAAAGACCGCCGGGGCCTACTATCCGCTCGGGGATCCGGCGGCGGCCAAGGACATCGTGGCCCAGGTCCAGGCGACTGAAGCGCGACGGATCGAGGCAGCACCGCGGATCAACCTCCGGGATCAGCCGGAACCCTGGCTCGCCGTGGCCGGCCTCGGACTGGGCGGGCTGATCTTCGGAGCTTGGCGGTTGCGCCGATGA
- a CDS encoding AMP-binding protein gives MTTTTWPQLPSYSSGVSELPLLGETIGANFSRIAAEHGEREALVEAATGRRWSYRELADAVGEFARGLLGSGIRKGDRVGIWAVNCAEWVIVQYATAQIGAILVNVNPAYRQHELAYALNQSGMRMIIAQVGFKNSAFRELIDAVRPECPALADAVYIDDPSWQRLIESGRDLPDSALADRAAELSADDPINIQYTSGTTGFPKGATLSHHNILNNGFFVTETIRITNQDRICVPVPFYHCFGMVMCNLGATSHGAAIVIPGPAFDPARTLQTVQDEKCTALYGVPTMFIAEQNLADFAGYDLSSLRTGIMAGSPCPVEVMKRCMTEMHMEQVAIAYGMTETSPVSMQTRPDDDVERRTATVGRVHPHLEVKIVDPATGLTVPRGTPGEFCTRGYSVMLGYWEDPQKTAEAIDQARWMHTGDLAEMREDGYVTIVGRIKDMVIRGGENLYPREIEEFLYTHPDIADVQVVGVPDPEHGEELCAWITLRAGAQPIDQAAIAAFCAGKLSKHKIPRYVLIVQEFPMTVTGKIRKMEMRASSIELLGLAPNPPVH, from the coding sequence ATGACTACAACGACGTGGCCCCAGCTGCCTTCCTATTCATCCGGCGTCTCGGAGTTGCCGTTGCTCGGCGAAACCATCGGTGCGAACTTCAGCCGGATCGCCGCCGAGCACGGCGAGCGGGAAGCGTTGGTCGAAGCCGCCACTGGACGGCGGTGGAGCTATCGCGAACTTGCCGACGCCGTCGGCGAGTTCGCCCGCGGACTGCTTGGTTCCGGAATCCGGAAAGGCGACCGGGTGGGCATCTGGGCGGTCAATTGCGCCGAATGGGTGATCGTGCAATACGCCACGGCGCAGATCGGTGCAATTCTGGTCAACGTCAACCCGGCTTACCGGCAACACGAACTCGCCTATGCCTTGAACCAGTCCGGCATGCGGATGATCATCGCCCAGGTCGGCTTCAAAAACTCGGCCTTCCGGGAACTCATCGACGCCGTCCGGCCCGAGTGCCCGGCATTGGCCGACGCCGTGTACATCGATGATCCGAGCTGGCAGCGGTTGATCGAATCGGGACGGGACCTGCCCGATTCGGCCCTGGCGGACCGGGCCGCGGAACTCTCCGCCGACGATCCGATCAACATCCAGTACACCTCGGGCACCACTGGTTTCCCCAAGGGCGCCACGCTGAGCCACCACAACATTCTGAACAACGGCTTCTTCGTGACCGAGACCATCCGGATCACCAACCAGGACCGGATCTGCGTTCCGGTCCCCTTCTACCATTGCTTCGGCATGGTGATGTGCAATCTCGGCGCAACCAGCCACGGCGCGGCCATCGTGATCCCTGGGCCGGCGTTCGATCCGGCCCGCACCCTGCAAACCGTCCAGGACGAAAAATGCACCGCGCTCTACGGCGTGCCGACGATGTTCATCGCAGAACAGAACCTCGCCGATTTCGCCGGCTATGACCTTTCCAGCCTGCGCACCGGGATCATGGCCGGCTCGCCCTGCCCGGTCGAGGTGATGAAACGCTGCATGACCGAGATGCACATGGAGCAGGTAGCGATCGCCTACGGGATGACCGAAACCTCACCGGTGTCGATGCAGACCAGGCCCGACGACGACGTCGAGCGGAGGACTGCCACCGTGGGCCGGGTGCACCCGCATTTGGAAGTCAAGATCGTGGACCCGGCGACCGGGTTGACCGTGCCCCGGGGCACACCGGGGGAATTCTGCACCCGTGGATACTCAGTCATGCTGGGCTATTGGGAGGACCCGCAGAAGACCGCCGAGGCCATCGACCAGGCTCGATGGATGCACACCGGCGATCTCGCCGAAATGCGCGAGGACGGCTACGTCACCATCGTCGGCCGGATCAAGGACATGGTGATCCGCGGCGGGGAAAACCTCTACCCCCGGGAAATCGAAGAGTTCCTCTACACGCATCCCGATATCGCCGATGTCCAGGTCGTCGGAGTACCGGATCCCGAGCACGGCGAAGAACTCTGCGCGTGGATCACCTTGCGCGCCGGGGCCCAACCGATCGACCAGGCCGCAATCGCCGCATTCTGCGCCGGCAAGCTCTCCAAGCACAAAATCCCGCGCTACGTCCTGATTGTCCAGGAGTTCCCGATGACCGTCACCGGGAAGATCCGGAAAATGGAGATGCGGGCCAGCTCGATCGAACTGCTGGGACTGGCACCGAACCCGCCGGTCCACTGA
- the metE gene encoding 5-methyltetrahydropteroyltriglutamate--homocysteine S-methyltransferase, with product MTENTPFPAASLLGYPRIGRRRELKKAVESYWAGRIDAAELAATAQQIQLGTAQRLQELGLTEVAAVPGTFSYYDQVLDAAAHVGAIPARFGNLLDADGGLGLAGYFTLARGDREQQPLEMTKWFDSNYHYLVPEIGPDTVFSVTSDRILRDFAAVLESGIETRPYLVGPVTFLLLSKAEAGAPADFAPLAKLAELLPVYAALLERLAAAGASWVQLDEPALVADGAVPAAELRAAVEQAYQVLGSAQSRPKLLVSTPYGALGELLEPVASLPVEAIHLDLFKGELPADLTGLAQALAGKTLVAGVVDGHNIWRNDLAASARKLDVLKAAGINLAVSTSTSAFHVPHDSAEETQLTEQLRSWLAFADQKAVEVATLARHLADAEAARPEIEAASRIIASRASAEGVRRGEVRARTAALAETDFHRAEYADRAKAQQEELRLPPLPTTTIGSFPQTGDIRSARARANKGEISAVDYQELMREEIRRVVDLQEDLGFDVLVHGEPERNDMVQYFAENLDGFEVTVHGWVQSYGSRCTRPSILWGDVTRSAPITVEWASFAQSLTEKPMKGMLTGPVTILAWSFVRDDQPLADTANQVALALRDEIADLETAGIKIIQVDEPALRELLPLRKADQPEYLAWSVRAFRLATSGAATGTQIHTHLCYSEFGVVIDAIDGLDADVTSIEAARSRMEVVNDLQSHGFSRGVGPGVYDIHSPRVPGQQEVTELLQTAVAHVPARQLWVNPDCGLKTRGYAETEESLRNLVAATREVRAQLV from the coding sequence ATGACTGAAAACACCCCTTTTCCGGCTGCCTCGCTTTTGGGATACCCCAGGATCGGCCGCCGTCGGGAATTGAAAAAGGCCGTCGAATCCTACTGGGCCGGGCGGATCGACGCCGCCGAACTGGCCGCCACGGCGCAGCAGATCCAGCTCGGCACCGCACAGCGCTTGCAGGAACTCGGTTTGACCGAAGTCGCTGCGGTTCCGGGGACCTTCTCCTATTACGACCAAGTGCTCGATGCCGCGGCCCACGTCGGCGCAATTCCGGCGCGGTTCGGAAACCTGCTCGACGCCGATGGCGGCCTGGGCTTGGCCGGCTACTTCACGCTGGCCCGGGGGGACCGGGAGCAGCAGCCGCTTGAAATGACCAAATGGTTCGATTCCAACTATCACTACCTGGTGCCGGAAATCGGTCCGGACACGGTCTTTTCGGTCACTTCCGATCGCATCTTGCGGGACTTCGCCGCAGTGCTCGAGTCCGGAATCGAAACCCGGCCCTACCTGGTCGGACCGGTGACCTTCCTGCTGCTGAGCAAGGCCGAGGCCGGAGCCCCAGCGGATTTCGCCCCGTTGGCCAAGCTGGCTGAATTGCTTCCGGTGTACGCCGCGCTGCTGGAACGGCTGGCCGCCGCCGGAGCCAGCTGGGTGCAGCTGGACGAACCCGCGTTGGTCGCCGACGGCGCAGTGCCGGCAGCCGAGCTGCGTGCGGCCGTGGAACAGGCCTACCAGGTGCTCGGTTCGGCGCAGAGCCGCCCGAAGCTGCTGGTGAGCACGCCTTATGGCGCGCTGGGCGAGTTGCTCGAACCTGTGGCGAGCCTCCCGGTGGAGGCGATTCACCTGGATCTGTTCAAGGGGGAACTGCCCGCCGACCTGACCGGATTGGCGCAGGCTCTGGCTGGCAAGACCTTGGTGGCCGGCGTGGTCGACGGGCACAATATCTGGCGCAATGACCTGGCCGCCTCGGCGCGCAAGCTCGATGTGCTCAAGGCCGCCGGCATCAACCTGGCCGTCTCCACGTCGACGTCCGCGTTCCACGTTCCGCACGATTCCGCCGAAGAAACCCAGCTCACCGAGCAACTGCGCAGCTGGTTGGCGTTTGCGGACCAAAAGGCGGTCGAGGTGGCCACCTTGGCCAGGCATCTCGCCGACGCCGAGGCCGCCCGACCGGAAATCGAAGCCGCCAGCCGGATCATCGCGTCCCGGGCTTCCGCCGAAGGCGTCCGGCGGGGCGAGGTCCGGGCCCGCACTGCGGCTCTGGCCGAAACGGACTTCCACCGGGCAGAGTATGCGGACCGGGCGAAAGCCCAGCAGGAAGAACTCCGGCTCCCGCCGTTGCCGACCACCACCATCGGTTCGTTTCCGCAGACCGGCGACATCCGTTCCGCACGGGCCCGGGCGAACAAGGGCGAAATCAGCGCGGTCGACTACCAGGAGCTGATGCGGGAGGAAATCCGCCGGGTCGTGGACCTGCAGGAAGACCTCGGTTTCGATGTGCTGGTCCACGGCGAGCCGGAGCGCAATGACATGGTGCAGTACTTCGCCGAGAACCTGGACGGCTTCGAGGTCACAGTGCACGGTTGGGTCCAGTCCTATGGCAGCCGGTGTACCCGTCCGTCGATCCTCTGGGGCGACGTCACGCGCAGCGCGCCGATCACGGTCGAATGGGCTTCGTTCGCGCAGTCGCTGACCGAGAAGCCGATGAAGGGGATGCTCACCGGGCCGGTGACCATTCTGGCCTGGTCTTTCGTCCGCGACGACCAACCGCTGGCGGATACCGCGAACCAGGTGGCCTTGGCTTTGCGCGACGAGATCGCGGACCTGGAAACGGCCGGAATCAAAATCATCCAGGTGGACGAGCCGGCGCTGCGCGAACTGCTGCCGTTGCGCAAAGCCGATCAGCCGGAATACCTGGCCTGGTCGGTGCGGGCCTTCCGCCTGGCGACCTCGGGTGCCGCCACCGGCACCCAGATCCACACCCACCTTTGCTATTCGGAGTTCGGCGTGGTGATCGATGCGATCGATGGCCTGGACGCCGACGTGACCTCGATCGAGGCTGCACGTTCCCGGATGGAAGTGGTCAATGACCTGCAGTCGCATGGCTTCAGCCGGGGCGTCGGCCCGGGCGTCTATGACATCCACTCACCGCGGGTGCCGGGCCAGCAAGAGGTGACCGAGTTGCTGCAGACCGCGGTGGCGCACGTGCCGGCGCGGCAGCTCTGGGTGAACCCGGACTGCGGTCTGAAAACCCGCGGCTACGCCGAGACCGAAGAATCCTTGCGGAATCTGGTGGCGGCTACCCGGGAAGTCCGGGCGCAGCTGGTCTGA